From one Mytilus edulis chromosome 1, xbMytEdul2.2, whole genome shotgun sequence genomic stretch:
- the LOC139490042 gene encoding dual specificity protein phosphatase 7-like: MPCLECVTNMSDDFCSRESLGSVLREGKTVLILDCRPQADFIRSHIKGSINITLPGLMVRRLKKGNLKIQCVIQNNEAKDKFNKLWKTHDVILYDQSSTDNNCNTSQTVDLLMKKLQQDGATARILDGGFEEFEKTSRDLCEGTNSTDESIYGLCNLKISDDSGVGTSESDNDNVNSPSPRSQYPVKVLPYLYLGNAQNSADLNQLKKFGIKYILNVTPNVPNKFEMDSDFKYLQIPVADQLSQNLSAFFPQAIAFIDEARENECGVLVHCLAGISRSVTVTCAYLMQKQHISLNQAYDHVKQCKPNVSPNFNFLGQLLEFEKSILCQNSTQSVNEFHFQCNDNVKVPTTQQNCEAAT, from the exons ATGCCTTGCTTGGAGTGTGTAACCAATATGAGCGACGATTTCTGCAGTCGTGAAAGCTTAGGGTCGGTGCTACGGGAGGGGAAAACCGTTTTGATACTCGACTGTCGACCACAGGCCGACTTTATCCGATCTCATATCAAAGGATCTATTAACATTACACTGCCTGGACTAATGGTCCGACGATTGAAGAAGGGAAATCTTAAAATTCAATGTGTGATCCAAAACAACGAAGCAAAAGACAAATTTAATAAACTATGGAAAACTCATGATGTTATCTTATACGATCAAAGTTCCACGGATAATAATTGCAACACGTCTCAAACTGTagatttattaatgaaaaaactTCAACAAGATGGAGCCACGGCTAGAATTCTAGATG GAGGCTTTGAAGAGTTTGAGAAAACCTCACGAGACTTGTGCGAGGGGACCAATAGCACGGATGAATCTATATATGGCTTATGTAACTTGAAAATATCTGACGACTCAGGAGTTGGAACTTCTGAATCCGACAACGACAATGTTAATTCTCCTTCACCTCGCTCACAATACCCAGTGAAAGTGCTACCATATCTTTACTTAGGGAATGCACAGAACTCAGCAGACTTGAATCAACTTAAAAAATTtggaattaaatatattttaaatgttactCCGAACGTACCAAACAAATTTGAAATGGACAGTGACTTCAAATACTTACAGATCCCAGTGGCAGACCAACTATCTCAAAATCTCTCAGCTTTCTTCCCACAGGCCATAGCTTTCATAG atgaGGCTAGAGAAAATGAATGTGGTGTATTGGTGCATTGTTTGGCGGGAATTAGCCGGTCTGTGACAGTAACCTGTGCTTATTTAATGCAAAAACAACACATCAGTTTGAATCAAGCCTACGACCACGTGAAACAATGCAAACCAAATGTATCGCCTAACTTCAATTTCTTAGGACAATTACTCGAATTCGAAAAATCCATTTTGTGCCAAAATTCCACTCAGTCAGTGAACGAGTTCCACTTTCAGTGTAATGACAATGTTAAAGTTCCTACAACTCAACAGAATTGCGAGGCAGCAACGTGA